One window from the genome of Nisaea sediminum encodes:
- a CDS encoding GNAT family N-acetyltransferase, whose amino-acid sequence MNSVLVRDARTEDIPRIAGIYRPHVLTGTATFEEVPPDEDEMARRLAAVRDSGHFWLCAELEGIVVGYAYATQHKARSAYRFTAEDSIYLAPEMRGKGVGTRLFSELVMRAAVTGFREMLAVIGDSENAGSIALHRKLGFRHVGIARGIGWKFGRPVDVVYMQRSLAAPEGRAADFRSSE is encoded by the coding sequence ATGAACAGCGTCCTCGTTCGCGATGCGCGGACGGAAGACATTCCACGGATCGCGGGGATCTACCGGCCTCATGTTCTGACCGGCACCGCGACCTTCGAGGAGGTGCCTCCGGACGAAGACGAGATGGCGCGACGTCTCGCAGCGGTCCGCGACTCCGGTCACTTCTGGCTCTGCGCCGAACTGGAGGGGATCGTCGTCGGCTATGCCTATGCGACGCAGCACAAGGCGCGCTCGGCCTACCGCTTCACGGCGGAGGACTCGATCTATCTCGCGCCGGAGATGAGGGGAAAAGGCGTCGGAACGCGATTGTTCTCCGAGCTCGTAATGCGCGCCGCCGTAACCGGCTTTCGGGAAATGCTCGCCGTGATCGGTGACAGCGAAAACGCCGGGTCCATCGCCCTGCACCGCAAGCTCGGCTTCCGGCATGTCGGTATCGCACGCGGGATCGGCTGGAAATTCGGGCGCCCGGTAGACGTCGTCTACATGCAGCGCAGCCTCGCCGCGCCGGAGGGAAGGGCGGCGGATTTCAGATCATCCGAATGA
- a CDS encoding GntT/GntP/DsdX family permease, translated as MGHVQSAASGIRRGAPDLPLPVWMALVTIALGLASGMSTPELIANFNTGFGLALGEFALILLPSFTLAAAMEEHALTLDGRLAVMAAPVAGAGMVCPDTAFASLAPIAGRRKLDVAFGAYTGFKLLYPAGPLIVATGLGVESDAIILAGMLLALPVWLTGLVWRRFLDRDIPGSPPETRPAARAAALRPMLPFGLLAILLILGALPGLSALPLAGFLCHPKGALLAAAILALVLLEPSNRRACLDRAVRRTGALLLLIGCASAFGTVLTHVLPFTAFLPGTTGAVGLFGLFLLSAAFKLMQGSSMATFAAIAPVAAPAVVELGLPGVAAVFAICLGSFIAILPNDSFYWIVRTTCFAEGRDRSIAILTAGSVLQAAVGFLCLLALTWSGLI; from the coding sequence ATGGGACATGTCCAATCCGCCGCTTCCGGGATCCGCCGGGGGGCTCCGGACCTTCCACTTCCGGTCTGGATGGCGCTGGTCACGATCGCGCTCGGCCTCGCCAGCGGCATGAGCACTCCCGAGCTCATCGCCAATTTCAATACCGGCTTCGGGCTGGCGCTCGGAGAGTTCGCGCTGATCCTCCTGCCGTCTTTCACCCTCGCCGCGGCGATGGAAGAGCACGCCCTCACCCTGGACGGCCGTCTCGCGGTCATGGCCGCTCCGGTTGCAGGCGCTGGAATGGTCTGTCCTGACACCGCATTCGCGTCCCTCGCTCCGATCGCGGGTCGGCGGAAGCTCGATGTCGCTTTCGGCGCCTATACTGGCTTCAAGCTGCTCTACCCCGCGGGTCCGCTGATCGTCGCCACCGGGCTCGGGGTCGAGAGCGATGCCATCATCCTTGCCGGCATGCTCCTGGCCCTGCCCGTCTGGTTAACCGGACTGGTCTGGCGGAGGTTCCTGGACAGGGACATACCTGGCTCGCCGCCGGAAACCCGGCCGGCCGCCAGAGCCGCCGCGCTCCGCCCGATGCTTCCGTTCGGCCTCCTTGCAATACTGCTGATCCTCGGCGCGCTCCCCGGACTATCCGCCCTGCCCCTCGCCGGTTTCCTCTGCCATCCAAAAGGCGCGCTGCTTGCTGCGGCAATCCTGGCGCTCGTCCTGCTCGAGCCGTCGAACCGCCGGGCGTGTCTCGACCGCGCGGTCCGGCGGACCGGCGCACTGCTGCTCCTGATCGGATGCGCTTCCGCCTTCGGTACGGTGCTGACCCACGTGCTGCCCTTTACCGCCTTTCTCCCCGGAACCACCGGAGCCGTCGGGCTGTTCGGCCTGTTCCTGCTGAGCGCCGCGTTCAAACTGATGCAGGGCTCCAGCATGGCGACATTCGCGGCGATCGCCCCGGTCGCCGCCCCCGCGGTCGTCGAACTCGGCCTGCCGGGCGTGGCAGCGGTCTTCGCGATCTGCCTCGGCTCCTTCATCGCCATTCTTCCCAACGACAGCTTCTACTGGATCGTCCGGACCACGTGCTTCGCGGAAGGGCGGGACCGCAGCATCGCGATCCTGACAGCAGGGTCGGTCCTTCAGGCCGCGGTCGGGTTTCTCTGCCTGCTCGCACTCACATGGAGCGGACTGATATGA
- a CDS encoding delta-class carbonic anhydrase, producing the protein MKTVAAHLGAAALFAAVILIGNPLAAAPCSEAGPQTPRDITLRDGTNPRTFSLAPAATKMNLCDIHTHTNAEHKGPGYTVFAGSGTYGGYQCNESSSLTAAELAAPTGDTSSFAKVKPGDTIEVHWVHTTCDAVPAHGLGSCLPADCKNPQLRVEAQVFLVVNDPNALDFTSFDYHGKAVGGLHQAKAIPGDTGTPVVFRGSTTGPSYNQETCSPLEVTWSVRPNCAKVDINSIFRWAKNDKFFRETASHGVRQLVTKPELLSKID; encoded by the coding sequence ATGAAAACCGTAGCAGCACATCTCGGTGCGGCCGCCCTGTTCGCAGCCGTCATTCTGATCGGGAACCCGCTGGCGGCAGCACCTTGCAGCGAGGCCGGACCGCAAACTCCGCGCGACATCACGCTCCGCGACGGAACGAACCCCCGCACTTTCTCTCTGGCACCCGCCGCGACGAAGATGAATCTCTGCGACATCCACACCCACACAAACGCCGAGCACAAGGGCCCCGGATACACGGTCTTCGCGGGAAGCGGGACCTACGGCGGCTACCAGTGCAACGAGAGCTCAAGCCTCACGGCGGCCGAACTCGCCGCTCCCACGGGCGACACGTCCTCCTTCGCGAAAGTGAAACCGGGAGACACGATCGAGGTTCACTGGGTGCACACGACCTGCGACGCCGTTCCGGCCCACGGGCTCGGCTCCTGCCTGCCGGCAGACTGCAAGAATCCCCAGCTTCGGGTCGAAGCACAGGTCTTCCTCGTCGTGAACGACCCGAACGCGCTCGATTTCACCAGCTTCGACTATCACGGAAAAGCCGTCGGCGGCCTGCATCAGGCGAAGGCGATCCCGGGCGATACTGGAACGCCGGTCGTCTTCAGGGGCTCGACGACAGGTCCGAGCTACAATCAGGAAACCTGCTCACCTCTTGAAGTGACCTGGAGCGTCCGGCCGAACTGCGCCAAGGTCGATATCAATTCGATCTTCCGCTGGGCGAAGAATGACAAGTTCTTCAGGGAAACCGCATCGCACGGGGTGCGGCAGCTCGTCACCAAGCCGGAACTCCTGTCGAAGATCGACTAG
- the greB gene encoding transcription elongation factor GreB: MSKAFVKESDSDFEEEDEVPDPSPKGVKNYITPRGFKALQDELKHLRRDERPKVVEIVSWAAGNGDRSENGDYIYGKKRLREIDRRMRFLLKRLEAAEIVDPTQQPNKDKIFFGATVTYADEEDNERTVRIVGVDEADLERGEVSWISPIARALLKAEVGDVVEVRTPRGPQQVEVVEILYEDR; this comes from the coding sequence ATGAGCAAGGCCTTCGTCAAGGAAAGCGATTCCGATTTCGAGGAGGAGGACGAGGTCCCCGATCCCTCCCCGAAAGGCGTGAAAAACTACATCACGCCGCGCGGCTTCAAGGCGCTGCAGGACGAACTGAAGCATCTGCGGCGCGACGAGCGACCGAAGGTGGTCGAGATCGTTTCGTGGGCGGCCGGCAACGGCGACCGCTCCGAGAACGGCGATTACATCTACGGCAAGAAGCGGCTGCGCGAGATCGACCGCCGCATGCGCTTCCTGCTGAAGCGGCTGGAGGCAGCGGAAATCGTCGATCCGACGCAGCAGCCGAACAAGGACAAAATCTTCTTCGGTGCGACCGTGACCTATGCCGACGAGGAGGATAACGAGCGCACGGTGCGGATCGTCGGGGTCGACGAGGCGGATCTGGAACGCGGCGAAGTCAGCTGGATCTCGCCGATCGCCCGCGCGCTGCTCAAGGCCGAAGTCGGCGACGTCGTCGAGGTGCGCACGCCGCGCGGGCCGCAGCAGGTCGAGGTGGTGGAGATCCTTTACGAGGACCGCTGA
- a CDS encoding NAD(P)-dependent oxidoreductase, giving the protein MSDAKPVIGWIGLGMMGWPMARHMVQAGYDVRVFDLRPEISQRFAGEIGGEVAPSLEALGAASDIVVTMVPDGKAARMALLDGADNASKGMKAGAVAIDMSSSEPTGTVELGAALKEKGIALCDAPVSGGTWRAEEGSLAIMLGGGDAAALDAAEAIMGPMSRVVIRTGPLGSGHAMKCLNNYLSAIALSATNEAILVGAKFGLDPSVMIDVINVSTGRSNNTETKFKPSVLTRKFDAGFATALMTKDVGIAAGLAEAQGQDMPILKLLTGIWKEFNEAHPGSDHSAAIQYWEERNGEKLKPTGG; this is encoded by the coding sequence ATGAGCGATGCCAAACCGGTGATCGGCTGGATCGGCCTCGGCATGATGGGCTGGCCGATGGCCCGCCACATGGTCCAGGCCGGCTACGATGTGCGCGTGTTTGATCTCAGACCCGAGATTTCCCAACGATTCGCGGGTGAAATCGGCGGCGAGGTGGCGCCGAGCCTGGAGGCGCTCGGCGCGGCCTCCGACATCGTCGTCACCATGGTGCCGGACGGCAAGGCCGCCCGCATGGCGCTGCTCGACGGGGCGGACAATGCCTCGAAGGGCATGAAGGCCGGCGCGGTCGCCATCGACATGAGCTCGTCGGAGCCGACCGGCACGGTGGAGCTCGGCGCCGCGCTGAAGGAAAAAGGCATCGCGCTCTGCGATGCGCCGGTCTCCGGCGGCACCTGGCGGGCCGAGGAAGGCTCGCTCGCGATCATGCTCGGTGGCGGAGACGCGGCGGCGCTCGATGCGGCGGAGGCGATCATGGGCCCGATGAGCCGGGTCGTGATCCGCACCGGCCCGCTCGGCTCCGGCCACGCAATGAAGTGCCTGAACAACTATCTCTCGGCGATCGCGCTCAGCGCCACCAACGAGGCGATCCTCGTCGGCGCCAAGTTTGGCCTCGATCCGAGCGTGATGATCGACGTCATCAACGTCTCGACCGGGCGCAGCAACAATACCGAGACCAAGTTCAAGCCCTCGGTGCTGACCCGCAAGTTCGACGCCGGCTTCGCCACCGCGCTGATGACCAAGGATGTCGGCATCGCCGCCGGCCTTGCGGAGGCGCAGGGCCAGGACATGCCGATCCTGAAGCTTCTGACCGGCATCTGGAAGGAGTTCAACGAGGCCCATCCGGGCAGCGACCATTCCGCCGCAATCCAGTACTGGGAAGAGCGAAACGGTGAGAAACTGAAGCCGACCGGGGGCTGA
- a CDS encoding carboxymuconolactone decarboxylase family protein has translation MDLEQMFEQGMETRKKVLGKEYVENSFNNADEFSMILQKFVTTHAWGACWGREGLDLKTRSMLNLAMLSAMGREHELRLHLVGALNNGVTKNEMAEIFIQVATYAGFPAAVTAFKVAREVFKEQGV, from the coding sequence ATGGATCTGGAGCAGATGTTCGAACAGGGCATGGAGACCCGCAAGAAGGTGCTCGGCAAGGAGTATGTCGAGAACAGCTTCAACAATGCGGACGAGTTCTCGATGATCCTGCAGAAATTCGTCACCACGCATGCCTGGGGCGCCTGCTGGGGCCGCGAGGGCCTGGATCTGAAGACCCGCTCGATGCTGAACCTCGCCATGCTCTCCGCGATGGGCCGCGAGCATGAGCTGCGCCTGCATCTGGTCGGCGCGCTGAACAACGGCGTGACCAAGAACGAGATGGCGGAGATCTTCATCCAGGTCGCGACCTATGCCGGTTTCCCGGCTGCGGTGACGGCATTCAAGGTCGCCCGCGAAGTCTTCAAGGAACAGGGGGTCTGA
- a CDS encoding amidoligase family protein, with the protein MQQPKAPPRRVNSGGEERRVGVELEFAGLTVEETTRHLHAEFGGTVERLDAHRNILSHPDWGEAKIELDIQYVHRKDAEEEEGEAEMFGFLDVLDISEKVRARLGDALTGLVPVEIVFPPIPWSKLGELNAAFEVLRRHGALGTRESPLYAFGLHLNVEVATGSAAEILDTLRAYMVMADGLHEEVDVDLTRWVLPHADRFPDEYAKKICALDYPAELSRMIDDYLEMNPTRNRELDMLPLFAHLDPDRVKAQISDALVKPRPTYHYRLPNADLGDPDWSAVTEWNRWVEIEELAEDKDRLCDAVAEFLGRDRSVAARLQRFLGLK; encoded by the coding sequence ATGCAGCAGCCGAAGGCGCCGCCCCGGCGGGTCAACAGCGGCGGAGAGGAACGGCGGGTCGGCGTCGAACTGGAATTCGCCGGTTTGACCGTCGAGGAGACGACCCGTCACCTGCATGCCGAATTCGGCGGCACGGTCGAGCGGCTGGATGCGCATCGCAACATTCTGAGCCACCCCGACTGGGGCGAGGCGAAGATCGAGCTTGATATCCAGTACGTGCATCGCAAGGACGCGGAGGAGGAGGAAGGCGAGGCGGAGATGTTCGGCTTTCTCGACGTGCTCGACATTTCCGAGAAGGTGCGGGCGCGTCTCGGCGATGCGCTGACCGGCCTCGTCCCGGTCGAGATCGTCTTTCCTCCGATCCCCTGGTCCAAGCTCGGCGAACTCAACGCCGCCTTCGAGGTCTTGAGACGCCACGGCGCGCTCGGAACGCGCGAGAGTCCGCTCTATGCCTTCGGGCTGCATCTGAACGTCGAGGTCGCCACCGGCTCCGCCGCGGAGATTCTCGATACCCTCAGGGCCTACATGGTGATGGCCGACGGCCTCCATGAAGAAGTCGATGTCGATCTGACGCGCTGGGTCCTGCCCCATGCGGATCGCTTCCCGGACGAATATGCAAAGAAAATCTGCGCACTGGACTATCCGGCGGAACTTTCCCGCATGATTGACGATTATCTGGAGATGAATCCGACGCGAAACCGCGAACTCGACATGCTGCCGCTCTTCGCCCATCTCGATCCGGACCGGGTGAAGGCGCAGATTTCCGATGCGCTTGTGAAGCCCCGGCCGACCTATCATTACCGGCTTCCGAACGCCGATCTCGGCGATCCGGACTGGTCTGCGGTGACCGAATGGAACCGCTGGGTCGAGATCGAGGAACTGGCCGAGGACAAGGACCGTCTGTGCGATGCCGTGGCGGAGTTTCTCGGCCGTGACAGAAGTGTCGCCGCCCGTCTGCAACGCTTTCTCGGTCTCAAATGA
- a CDS encoding gamma-glutamyl-gamma-aminobutyrate hydrolase family protein → MSFSERPLIGISTSKHTGRIPLAFHHLAVWRAGGRGVRLGPGRPLDVETLDGLIIGGGSDLHPTLYGGEVALEEGIDRERDDFELDLMDRFKDGRRPVLGICRGAQILNVYFGGTLHEEISEAYPGTRARRTPLPVKRIEIDEGTRLREMLGVSWCRVNSIHHQSVDRVGEGLRVSAHDRRGMVQGIESVNGQLFFGVQWHPEFLVFNRSQQRLYRALVRAAADRER, encoded by the coding sequence ATGAGCTTTTCCGAGCGGCCTCTCATCGGCATTTCGACCTCGAAACATACCGGCAGGATCCCGCTCGCCTTTCACCATCTCGCGGTCTGGCGGGCCGGGGGGCGCGGTGTGCGGCTCGGCCCCGGGCGCCCACTGGATGTGGAGACGCTGGACGGTCTGATCATCGGCGGCGGCAGCGACCTGCATCCGACGCTCTATGGCGGCGAGGTGGCGCTCGAGGAGGGCATCGACCGGGAGCGTGACGACTTCGAACTCGACCTGATGGACCGCTTCAAGGACGGCCGGCGCCCGGTGCTCGGGATCTGCCGGGGCGCGCAGATCCTCAACGTCTATTTCGGCGGCACGCTGCACGAGGAGATTTCCGAGGCCTATCCCGGCACCCGGGCACGGCGCACACCGCTGCCGGTGAAACGGATCGAGATCGACGAGGGCACCAGGCTGCGCGAGATGCTCGGGGTCTCATGGTGCCGGGTGAACAGCATCCATCACCAGTCGGTCGACCGCGTGGGCGAGGGTCTCAGGGTATCCGCGCATGACCGCCGGGGCATGGTGCAGGGCATCGAGAGCGTGAACGGCCAGCTTTTCTTCGGCGTGCAGTGGCATCCGGAGTTCCTGGTCTTCAACCGCTCCCAGCAGCGTCTCTACCGTGCCCTCGTGCGGGCCGCGGCAGACCGTGAACGCTGA
- a CDS encoding YbaB/EbfC family nucleoid-associated protein: MKNLGNMMKQVQQMQDRMQEMQAQLQELEVEGSSGAGMVTVRMTGKGEMKAIKIDPSLVDPSDTEVLEDLILAAANDAKAKADEKMQEEMQKLTGGLPLPPGFKLPF; this comes from the coding sequence ATGAAAAATCTCGGCAACATGATGAAACAGGTCCAGCAGATGCAGGACCGCATGCAGGAGATGCAGGCGCAGCTGCAGGAGCTGGAAGTCGAAGGCTCCAGCGGCGCGGGCATGGTCACGGTCCGGATGACCGGCAAGGGCGAGATGAAGGCGATCAAGATCGATCCGTCTCTCGTCGATCCGTCCGATACCGAGGTGCTGGAAGACCTGATCCTCGCGGCCGCCAACGACGCCAAGGCGAAGGCGGACGAGAAGATGCAGGAGGAGATGCAGAAGCTGACCGGCGGCCTGCCGCTGCCTCCGGGCTTCAAACTGCCGTTCTGA
- a CDS encoding trans-3-hydroxy-L-proline dehydratase, protein MQSKKQIHVVGCHAAGEVGDVIVGGVAPPPGETLWAQSRWIAENGELRDFMLNEPRGGVFRHVNLLVPPKDPRAVMGWIIMEPVHTPPMSGSNSICVSTVLLETGIVPMQEPVTRFHLEAPGGLVAVEAACRNGKAESVTVRNHPSFAAEIDVPLEVEGHGTLTVSTAYGGDSFVIVDAEALGFAIRPDEGRDLAELGARLTRAATEQIGFSHPTNPDWQHISFCLFAGTLEETEDGLRTRHAVAIEPGKIDRSPTGTAISARMALLRATRHMSVGNRLIARSIIESEFSGRIEEDCELGGNPAIIPSITGTAWITGTHQYLLDPGDPWPRGYRVADTWPSG, encoded by the coding sequence ATGCAAAGCAAGAAACAGATCCATGTCGTCGGATGCCACGCGGCCGGCGAGGTCGGCGACGTGATCGTCGGCGGCGTCGCGCCGCCGCCGGGCGAAACGCTTTGGGCCCAGTCGCGCTGGATCGCGGAGAATGGCGAGCTGCGCGACTTCATGCTGAACGAGCCGCGCGGCGGCGTGTTCCGGCACGTGAACCTGCTGGTCCCGCCGAAGGATCCCCGCGCTGTCATGGGCTGGATCATCATGGAACCGGTGCACACGCCGCCGATGTCCGGCTCGAATTCGATCTGCGTCTCCACAGTCCTGCTGGAGACCGGGATCGTTCCGATGCAGGAACCGGTCACGCGCTTTCACCTCGAGGCACCGGGCGGTCTGGTCGCGGTCGAAGCAGCCTGCCGGAACGGAAAGGCGGAAAGCGTCACCGTACGCAATCACCCCTCCTTCGCGGCCGAGATCGACGTGCCGCTTGAGGTGGAAGGCCACGGCACCCTGACCGTCTCGACGGCCTACGGGGGCGACAGTTTCGTGATCGTCGACGCGGAAGCACTCGGTTTCGCGATCCGGCCGGACGAGGGACGGGATCTCGCCGAACTCGGCGCCAGGCTGACCCGTGCCGCCACGGAACAGATCGGCTTCAGCCATCCGACGAACCCGGACTGGCAGCACATCTCCTTCTGTCTCTTCGCCGGAACCCTGGAGGAAACGGAAGACGGTCTCCGGACCCGGCATGCCGTCGCCATCGAGCCCGGCAAGATCGACCGCTCGCCGACAGGAACGGCGATCTCCGCGCGCATGGCGCTGCTCAGGGCGACCAGGCACATGAGCGTTGGCAACCGGCTGATCGCCCGCTCGATCATCGAGTCCGAGTTTTCCGGACGGATCGAAGAGGACTGCGAACTCGGCGGAAATCCCGCCATCATTCCCTCGATCACCGGGACCGCATGGATTACCGGCACCCACCAGTACCTGTTGGACCCGGGCGACCCATGGCCGCGGGGCTACCGGGTCGCCGACACCTGGCCGTCGGGCTAG
- a CDS encoding LysR substrate-binding domain-containing protein → MRFSHDILHRIPVRSLQVFEAAARHGSFTQAGDALGITQSAVSRQVGELEKRLGVPLFARAGPQVALTRAGEALFERAARAFAELRAGVAACRAVEGLSNVVTLSMLPSVAALWLAPRLEEFAKAHPEIDLRVSASRHLVSFEAEGIDLAVRYGPGNWSGLTAEFLASETVRPVCTPDYAERIGIERPSDLLKATLIHPDIDEGWPAWFAAAGVAVDAVPSGPRFSDDTAALNAVLGHQAVFLGRSVLTARELEAGRIIAPFDIEIPASFSYWLVRPKGQEPGVARDSVRKWILRSFGRPEPGV, encoded by the coding sequence ATGAGATTTAGTCATGATATTCTTCATCGCATACCGGTTCGCAGCCTGCAGGTCTTTGAGGCCGCGGCGCGCCATGGGAGCTTCACCCAGGCGGGGGACGCCCTCGGCATCACGCAAAGCGCGGTCAGCCGGCAGGTTGGCGAACTGGAGAAACGACTTGGCGTGCCGCTTTTCGCGCGCGCCGGACCGCAGGTCGCGCTCACGCGCGCCGGGGAGGCGCTGTTCGAGCGCGCCGCCCGGGCCTTCGCCGAGCTGCGGGCGGGTGTGGCGGCCTGCCGCGCGGTCGAGGGGCTCTCCAATGTCGTGACCCTCTCCATGCTGCCGTCGGTCGCCGCGCTCTGGCTGGCACCACGCCTTGAGGAATTCGCGAAAGCGCATCCGGAGATCGATCTGCGCGTCTCCGCCTCGCGCCATCTGGTGTCGTTCGAGGCGGAAGGGATCGATCTCGCAGTCCGTTACGGTCCGGGAAACTGGTCCGGCCTCACGGCGGAATTCCTGGCTTCGGAGACGGTCCGGCCGGTCTGCACGCCGGATTATGCGGAGCGCATCGGCATCGAGCGGCCGTCCGATCTCTTGAAGGCGACTCTCATACACCCGGATATCGACGAGGGATGGCCCGCCTGGTTCGCGGCGGCCGGAGTCGCGGTGGACGCGGTTCCGTCGGGACCCCGCTTCAGCGACGACACGGCAGCGCTCAATGCCGTGCTCGGTCACCAGGCCGTTTTCCTCGGGCGGTCCGTGCTGACGGCCCGGGAGCTCGAAGCCGGGCGGATCATTGCTCCCTTCGACATCGAAATACCGGCCAGCTTCAGCTACTGGCTGGTCCGCCCGAAGGGGCAGGAGCCGGGCGTGGCCCGCGATTCGGTGCGCAAATGGATTCTCCGGTCATTCGGACGGCCCGAACCGGGTGTCTGA
- a CDS encoding DNA polymerase III subunit gamma/tau, which translates to MDDLTPPQTQQAPGEYRVLARKYRPQTLDDLKGQDALVRTLRNALASGRLAHAFVLTGVRGVGKTTTARIIAKGLNCIGPDGSGGPTVTPCGVCDPCRAITEDRHVDVMEMDAASRTGVDDIREIIDGVRYKPVSARYKVYIIDEVHMLSRNAFNALLKTLEEPPEHVKFIFATTEIRKVPITVLSRCQRFDLRRFDVSELMELFGTICGKEGVEADEEALALISRAADGSARDGLSILDQAMALSDGRIAAAQVQEMLGLADRALIFDLFEKVMGGKTADALADVRAMYASGADPVVMLQDLLDLTHLITRLKTARESALEGASELERTRGVAFADKLSLPVLARTWQMLMKGLGEVQNAPSTLAALEMVLIRLAYTADLPPPGELVKAIKSGKPDAAPSRQPAAAENRVADPRPEPVAEMPAPRAEPEAPPPAPPPPEEPAAPQIPESFEAVVALFEEKREALLHALLSRSVRPVSAGAGHLELILDPGAPESLPGQVAAKLKEWTGIHWIVEASDAAPGDEEIHTLAERKANAEAAKRKSIAEHPVVAAVLEAFPESTIEAIRPLVRETEDAAPEAATYPDEDSQANEA; encoded by the coding sequence ATGGATGATCTAACACCTCCCCAGACCCAACAGGCGCCGGGCGAGTATCGTGTGCTCGCGCGCAAGTACCGCCCGCAGACCCTGGATGATCTGAAGGGCCAGGACGCGCTGGTGCGCACGCTCCGGAACGCGCTCGCCTCCGGCCGCCTGGCGCATGCCTTCGTGCTGACCGGGGTGCGCGGAGTCGGCAAGACGACGACGGCGCGGATCATCGCCAAGGGACTCAATTGCATCGGTCCGGACGGCTCCGGCGGGCCGACTGTGACGCCGTGCGGCGTCTGCGATCCGTGCCGGGCGATCACCGAGGACCGCCATGTCGACGTGATGGAGATGGACGCCGCGTCCCGTACCGGCGTCGACGACATCCGCGAGATCATCGACGGCGTGCGCTACAAGCCGGTCTCGGCGCGCTACAAGGTCTACATCATCGACGAAGTGCACATGCTCTCGCGCAACGCCTTCAACGCGTTGCTGAAAACGCTGGAAGAGCCGCCGGAGCATGTGAAGTTCATCTTCGCGACGACCGAGATCCGCAAGGTGCCGATCACCGTGCTGTCGCGCTGCCAGCGCTTCGATCTCCGCCGCTTCGACGTTTCCGAGCTGATGGAGCTGTTCGGCACGATCTGCGGCAAGGAAGGGGTCGAGGCGGACGAGGAAGCGCTTGCGCTGATCTCCCGCGCCGCCGACGGTTCGGCCCGTGACGGTCTCTCGATCCTCGACCAGGCGATGGCACTTTCTGATGGCCGGATCGCCGCGGCGCAGGTGCAGGAGATGCTCGGCCTCGCCGACCGGGCGCTGATCTTCGACCTGTTCGAGAAGGTGATGGGCGGCAAGACCGCTGACGCGCTCGCCGACGTGCGCGCGATGTACGCGTCCGGCGCCGACCCGGTGGTGATGCTGCAGGATCTGCTAGATCTCACCCACCTGATCACCCGGCTGAAGACGGCGCGCGAATCCGCGCTCGAGGGCGCCTCGGAGCTGGAACGGACGCGGGGCGTCGCGTTCGCCGACAAGCTCTCCCTGCCGGTGCTGGCGCGGACCTGGCAGATGTTGATGAAGGGCCTCGGCGAGGTCCAGAACGCGCCTTCGACGCTTGCCGCGCTCGAGATGGTACTGATCCGGCTCGCCTACACGGCGGACCTGCCGCCGCCCGGCGAGCTGGTGAAGGCGATAAAATCGGGAAAGCCTGACGCGGCCCCGTCCCGCCAGCCGGCGGCCGCGGAAAACAGGGTGGCGGATCCCCGGCCGGAGCCGGTCGCAGAGATGCCTGCGCCCCGCGCCGAGCCTGAAGCACCTCCTCCCGCGCCTCCGCCTCCCGAGGAACCCGCCGCACCGCAGATCCCGGAGAGTTTCGAAGCCGTCGTGGCGCTGTTCGAGGAAAAGCGCGAAGCCTTGCTGCATGCCCTGCTCAGCCGTTCGGTCCGTCCGGTTTCCGCGGGCGCGGGCCATCTTGAGCTGATCCTCGATCCGGGCGCGCCCGAGAGCCTGCCGGGACAGGTCGCCGCGAAGCTGAAGGAATGGACCGGGATCCACTGGATCGTCGAGGCGAGCGATGCTGCGCCGGGCGATGAGGAGATCCACACGCTGGCCGAGCGCAAGGCCAATGCGGAGGCGGCGAAACGCAAATCGATCGCCGAGCACCCTGTGGTGGCCGCGGTGCTTGAAGCCTTCCCCGAAAGCACGATAGAAGCGATCCGTCCGCTGGTGCGCGAGACCGAAGACGCGGCGCCTGAAGCGGCGACCTACCCGGACGAGGACAGCCAGGCAAACGAGGCATGA